One window of the Anomalospiza imberbis isolate Cuckoo-Finch-1a 21T00152 chromosome 12, ASM3175350v1, whole genome shotgun sequence genome contains the following:
- the PIEZO1 gene encoding piezo-type mechanosensitive ion channel component 1: MNRRGLCAGLYWLLLPLALLAACLFRYNVLSLVYLLFLLLLPWFPGPSPRFTAGHTSRILKALLGTSILFLLAHLVFQICLYTLPVLDHLLGPSCSSWEVLFRHIGVTRLELSDIPNSVRLVAPDVGILLVSSLSLCLCRRLSPATSRGNPESLESSEWREEKDAGRQRRAAHRDTRLRSRLRDKAHSLLWEAGKGLAILLLALAGITLPSASSSVYFLLFMGLCTWWACHLPASHQAFNVLCVLVGIYSACHLLCLYAYQTPFVQGVFPPPTIWARVFGFKDIILYYNCSQPNSLELNNSYPWFVYANPGILLLLYYTVATLVKLRWRDAKRAVAPARPRDLVELESWPQDTDRVAEDTKPMLCPNTGKPSAGNENCTIHTLSARRRHPAAWLPLHTLGHVLMKQSYVSALIAMMVWSISYHSWLTFVLLLWACLIWTVRNRRHFAMLCSPFLVLYAIALCSLQYVWAMDVVPELPTRIGFMRLQPLGLVHPSYPCVALGAKLLFTLTFWMLLRRFVTEKVLTRRAPATPLLEVSVTDTDTSQMRDVLQKLGEVVRNFFVKFWFLVCAAKFIVVTFAGRLVVYKIVYMLLFLLCLILFQVYYSLWRKVLKGFWWLVVAYTMLVLIATYTYQFEDFPMYWRNLTGLTDDQLSDMGLEQFSVSKLFSSILIMGFFLLACILQLHYFHEPFMLITDLQHVRPPSPAPCHIPRSEELHGSRLLRDAAAAETAQSRDPDTASLVSNKWGLVLERLVVLGRTFSDMVTRGEVFMRRLLELHVVKMVALYTVWVALEEVSVMNFLLVLLWALAMPYCRFRHMASCLSTVWTCIIIVCKMLYQLEVVDPREYFSNCTQPLPNSTNLTPEELGNSTLYRGPVDPANWFGIRKGFPNWGYVKNHLQVLLLLVFEAVVYRRQQYHRKQHQLVAPVTETVFENISREHLDLGLVSCAKYFINYFYYKFGLEICFLMIVNVIGQRMNFLVILHGCWLVVMLTRRRRAAIARLWPKYCLFLVVFFLYQYLLCLGMPPALCMDYPWRWSHSIPLNSALVKWLYLPDFFQAPKSTNLINDFMLLLCAAQQWRVFEAERSEPWLQAAGDNSDRLDREQEHHNPTPNFIYCKSYLDMVKVVVFHYLFWVVLVVVFITGANRISLFGLGYVLACFYLLLSGTAMLRKPARARLALWDCLILYNITVIISKNMLSLLSCVFVQQMQSRFCWVIQLFSLVCTVKGYYNPKAMHKDHDCMLPVEEAGIIWDSICFFFLLLQRRIFLSSYYLHVMWNLRASALQASRGVALFKASIVKSLRSHRRAERKSLDQLKRQMERIRAKQQKYHQERATSPGQEGARAAPGGPADPSRQRERWWRPWLDHAAVLHSGEYFLFESDSEEEEEVQEEPQPGRPSAFQLAYQAWVTNTRTVLRQQEQPEQPRPPSTDSAAGGGARREVEAAEEAEGREEENVESSERSNVLQRALNTLRFLWLLCQALVDGLTQWLDTHTREHTDMSQVLCLERFVMAQRLAKGEEINEEFPDELYELPPEEFPQELSPPGSLAADSQSGTSRQEQVTSLEDVADAQQFLAIPQQRRRTASELLKSRRFYVSELEQSEQFYQSHNRFLKLLLAGYRCVTGHSELLCYFTIILNNMVTGSVISLCLPILVFLWAMLSIPRPTKRFWMTAIVFTEMMVVVKYLFQFGFFPWNGYITLLRYEGKPFFPPRILGLEKSVHYIKYDLLQLLALFFHRSLLLSYGLWDQEKTTDEKRESKEGEEKPEEAVSPPSAVAEEGLEAPAQPGALGAATGLELEPEGESMEQEEGTEATQLRFRRKQGRKTLEMVPAEGEHQFPALEEEEEEVSEESHTHRKLKAFGLRVKGFFLTKAQNMYQPVCKFFRDILDTQSRAATDVYAYMFLADVVDFIIIIFGFWAFGKYTAATDITSSLSENQVPEAFLFMMLFQFSTMVIDRALYLRKTVLGKLVFQVTLVFGIHVWMFFILPYVTQRLFRHNTVAQLWYFVKCIYFGLSAYQIRCGYPTRILGNFLTKKYNHLNLFLFQGFRLVPFLVELRAVMDWVWTDTTLSLSNWMCVEDIYANIFIIKCSRETEKKYPQPKGQKKKKVVKYGMGGLIILFLVGIIWFPLLFMSLVRSVVGVINHPIDVTVNLKIGGYEPLFSTSSQQQYIQPFTSEEYDDLTKEFESEPLAMQFVSLYSMEDIVTARIEGSSGSLWSISPPSREQMRLELQNGSSDITLHLTWIFQRDLSKGGTVENAYGKHNTDLGPGAPQRLELAQLLDGTRDKPVELPNLFPKYIRAPTGLEAEPIKQLLPDDVESYLDVEVQLKRERRGSGPGEHFVEWWVLRQKDAPAHEGNILPMIIFNDKVSPPSLGFLAGYGIMGLYVSIVLVIGKFVRGFFSEISHSIMFEELPYVDRILKLCQDIFLVRETGELELEEELYAKLIFLYRSPETMIKWTREKN; encoded by the exons ATGAACCGGCGGGGGCTCTGCGCGGGGCTCtactggctgctgctgccgctcgcCCTGCTCGCCG cctgcctTTTCCGCTACAACGTCCTGTCCCTGGTGTacctgctcttcctgctgctcctgccctggttCCCGGGGCCCTCCCCACGCTTCACCGCAG GCCACACCAGCCGcatcctcaaagctctgctgggGACCagcatcctcttcctcctcgcCCACCTGGTTTTCCAGATATGCCTGTACACGCTGCCCGTCCTGGACCACCTGCTGGGGCCCAGCT gcagctcctgggaggtCCTTTTCCGGCACATTGGGGTCACCAG gctggagctgagTGACATTCCCAACTCGGTGCGGCTGGTGGCACCCGACGTTGGCATCCTGCTGGTGTCGTCCCTGTCCTTGTGCCTGTGCCGCCGCCTCAGCCCTGCCACCTCCAGAGGGAATCCCGAGTCCCTGGAGTCCTCTGAGTGG agggaggagaaggatgcggggcggcagcggcgcgCGGCGCACAGGGACACGCGGCTGCGGAGCCGGCTGCGGGACAAGGCTCACTCCCTGCTCTGGGAGGCTGGCAAGGGCCTGgccatcctgctgctggccctggcag GGATCACCCTGCCCTCCGCCTCCTCCAGCGTCTACTTCCTGCTCTTCATGGGGCTGTGCACGTGGTGGGCCTGTCACCTCCCCGCCAGCCACCAGGCCTTCAACGTCCTCTGCGTCCTCGTGGGCATCTACAGCGCCTGCCACCTGCTGTGCCTCTATGCCTACCAGACCCCCTTTGTCCAGGGGGTCTTCCCGCCCCCCACCATCTGGGCACG GGTGTTCGGCTTCAAGGACATCATCCTGTACTACAACTGCTCCCAGCCCAACAGCCTGGAGCTCAACAACAGCTACCCTTGGTTCGTCTACGCCAACCCTGgcatcctgctcctgctctacTACACCGTGGCCACCCTGGTGAAGCTGCGCTGGCGGGACGCCaag AGAGCTGTGGCACCGGCACGGCCGAGGGACCTGGTGGAGCTGGAGAGCTGGCCCCAGGACACCGACCGCGTGGCCGAGGACACcaag CCCATGCTGTGCCCCAACACTGGGAAGCCGAGCGCCGGCAACGAGAACTGCACCATCCACACCTTGAGCGCAC GCAGGAGGCATCCGGCAGCGTGGCTGCCCCTGCACACCCTGGGCCACGTCCTCATGAAGCAGAGCTACGTGTCCGCCCTCATCGCCATGATG GTGTGGAGCATCTCCTACCACAGCTGGCTGACCTtcgtgctgctgctctgggcgTGCCTGATCTGGACGGTGCGGAACCGCCGGCACTTCGCCATGCTGTGCTCGCCCTTCCTGGTGCTCTACGCCATCGCCCTGTGCAGCCTGCAGTACGTGTGGGCCATGGACGTGGTGCCCGAGCTGCCCACCCGCATCGGCTTCATGCGGCTGCAGCCGCTGGGGCTGGTGCACCCCAGCTACCCCTGCGTGGCCCTGGGGGCCAAG CTCCTGTTCACCCTCACCTTCTGGATGCTGCTGCGGCGGTTCGTTACGGAGAAGGTGCTAACGAGGAGGGCCCCGGCCACGCCGCTCCTGGAGGTGTCTGTCACTGATACAG ACACCAGCCAGATGCGGGATGTGCTGCAGAAGCTGGGGGAGGTGGTGAGGAACTTCTTTGTCAAGTTCTGGTTCTTGGTCTGCGCTGCCAAGTTCATCGTGGTGACCTTTGCCGGCCGCCTCGTCGTCTACAAGATCGTCTAcatgctcctcttcctcctctgcctcaTCCTGTTCCAG gtGTACTACAGCCTGTGGCGCAAGGTCCTCAAGGGCTTTTGGTGGCTGGTGGTGGCCTACACCATGCTGGTGCTCATCGCCACCTACACCTACCAGTTCGAGGACTTCCCCATGTACTGGAGGAACCTGACAGGCCTCACTGATGACCA GCTGAGCGACATGGGCCTGGAGCAGTTCAGCGTCTCCAAGCTCTTCTCCAGCATCCTCATCATGGGTTTCTTCCTCCTGGCCTGCATCCTCCAGCTCCACTACTTCCACGAGCCCTTCATGCTCATCACCGACCTGCAGCATGTCCGCCCCCCCTCTCCAGCCCCCTGCCACATCCCCAG GTCCGAGGAGCTGCACGGGAGCCGCCTGCTGCGGGACGCGGCCGCTGCCGAGACCGCCCAGTCCCGAGACCCGGACACCGCGTCCCTGG TGTCCAACAAATGggggctggtgctggagcgCCTGGTCGTGCTGGGCCGGACCTTCTCGGACATGGTGACGCGCGGGGAGGTCTTCATGAGGCGCCTGCTGGAGCTCCACGTCGTCAAGATGGTGGCTCTCTACACCGTCTGGGTGGCCCTGGAGGAG GTCTCAGTGATGAACTTcttgctggtgctgctgtgggcCCTGGCCATGCCCTACTGCCGCTTCCGCCACATGGCCTCGTGCCTCTCCACCGTCTGGACCTGCATCATCATCGTCTGCAAGATGCTCTACCAGCTCGAGGTCGTGGACCCCCGCGAGTACTTCAGCAACtgcacccag CCCCTACCCAACAGCACCAACCTGAccccagaggagctgggcaACTCCACGCTGTACCGTGGCCCCGTGGACCCTGCCAACTGGTTCGGCATCCGGAAGGGCTTCCCCAACTGGGGATACGTCAAG AACcacctgcaggtgctgctgctgctggtgttcGAGGCCGTGGTGTACCGGCGCCAGCAGTACCACCGCAAGCAGCACCAGCTGGTGGCCCCCGTCACCGAGACCGTCTTCGAGAACATCTCCCGCGAGCACCTCGACCTCGGCCTCGTCAGCTGCGCCAAATACTTCATCAACTACTTCTACTACAAGTTTGGCTTGGAG ATCTGCTTCCTGATGATCGTGAACGTGATCGGGCAGCGGATGAACTTCCTGGTGATCCTGCACGGCTGCTGGCTCGTGGTGATGCTgacgcggcggcggcgcgcggccaTCGCCCGCCTCTGGCCCAAGTACTGCCTCTTCCTCGTCGTCTTCTTCCTCTACCAGTACCTGCTGTGCCTGGGGATGCCGCCCGCCCTCTGCATGG ACTATCCGTGGCGCTGGAGCCATTCTATTCCCCTCAACTCGGCGCTCGTCAAGTGGCTCTACCTGCCCGACTTCTTCCAGGCTCCCAAATCCACCAACCTCATCA ATGActtcatgctgctgctgtgcgcGGCCCAGCAGTGGCGCGTGTTCGAGGCCGAGCGCTCCGAGCCGTGGCTGCAGGCGGCCGGGGACAACTCCGACCGGCTGGACCGGGAGCAGGAGCACCACAACCCCACCCCAAACTTCATCTACTGCAA GTCCTACCTGGACATGGTGAAGGTGGTGGTGTTCCACTACCTCTTCTGGGTCGTCCTGGTGGTGGTTTTCATCACTGGTGCCAACCGCATCAGCCTCTTCGGCCTGGGCTACGTGCTGGCCTGCTTCTACCTGCTGCTCTCGGGCACGGCCATGCTGCGCAAGCCGGCCCGCGCCCGCCTCGCGCTCTGGGACTGCCTCATCCTCTACAACATCACCGTCATCATCTCCAAAAACATGCTGTCG CTCCTGTCCTGCGTCTTCGTGCAGCAAATGCAGAGCAGGTTCTGCTGGGTGATCCAGCTCTTCAGCCTCGTCTGCACCGTCAAGGGCTACTACAACC CCAAGGCGATGCACAAGGACCACGACTGCATGCTGCCCGTGGAGGAGGCCGGCATCATATGGGACAGCATctgcttcttcttcctcctgctccagcgCCGCATCTTCCTCAGCTCCTACTACTTGCACGTCATGTGGAACCTCCGAGCCTCTGCCCTGCAGGCTTCCAG ggGTGTGGCGCTCTTCAAGGCCAGCATCGTGAAGAGCCTGCGCTCGCACCGGCGAGCCGAGAGGAAGTCGCTGGACCAGCTGAAGCGGCA GATGGAGCGGATCCGAGCCAAGCAGCAGAAGTACCACCAGGAGCGGGCCACCAGCCCGGGGCAGGAAGGGGCCAGAGCAG CGCCCGGCGGCCCGGCGGACCCGTCCCGGCAGAGGGAGCGCTGGTGGCGGCCATGGTTAGACCACGCCGCAG TGCTGCATTCCGGGGAATACTTCCTCTTCGAGTCGGacagcgaggaggaggaggaggtgcagGAGGAGCCGCAGCCGGGGAGGCCGAGCGCCTTCcag CTCGCCTACCAGGCCTGGGTGACCAACACCAGGACGGTGCTgcggcagcaggagcagcccgaGCAGCCGCGGCCACCCAGCACCGACAGCGCTGCAG GGGGCGGCGCAAGGAGAGAGGTggaggctgctgaggaggcTGAAGGGCGGGAGGAAGAGAACGTGGAAAGCTCCG AGCGCAGCAACGTCTTGCAGCGGGCACTGAACACGCTGAGGTTCCTgtggctgctgtgccaggccctggTGGACGGGCTGACCCAGTGGCTGGACACCCACACCCGGGAGCACACGGACATGTCCCAGGTCCTGTGCCTCGAGAGATTTGTCATGGCACAGCGGCTGGCCAAG GGAGAGGAGATAAACGAGGAGTTCCCGGATGAGCTCTACGAGCTGCCGCCGGAGGAGTTCCCGCAGGAGCTGAGCCCGCCCGGCTCCTTGGCTGCAGATTCCCAAAGCGGCACTTCCAGGCAG gagcaggtGACAAGCCTGGAGGACGTGGCTGACGCTCAGCAGTTCCTGGCCATTCCCCAGCAGCGCAGGCGGACTGCCAGTGAGCTCCTCAAGAGCAG GAGATTTTATGTCTCCGAGCTGGAGCAGTCGGAGCAGTTCTACCAATCCCACAACCGGTtcctgaagctgctgctggccgGGTACCGCTGCGTCACCGGCCACTCCGAGCTGCTCTGTTACTTCACCATCATCCTCAACAACATGGTCACCGGCTCCGTCATCTCCCTCTGCCTGCCCATCCTCGTCTTCCTCTGGGCCATGCTTTCCATCCCCCGGCCCACCAAGCGCTTCTGGATGACCGCCATCGTCTTCACCGAG atGATGGTGGTGGTGAAATACCTCTTCCAGTTTGGCTTCTTCCCCTGGAATGGCTACATCACCCTGCTGCGCTACGAGGGCAAGCCCTTCTTCCCACCACGCATCCTGGGCTTGGAGAAGTCTGTCCACTACATCAAGTATgacctcctgcagctcctggccctcTTCTTCCATcgctccctgctgctg TCCTATGGGCTGTGGGACCAGGAGAAGACAACGGACGAGAAGCGGGAGAGCaaggaaggggaggagaagccGGAGGAAGCCGTGTCCCCACCATCGGCGGTGGctgaggaagggctggaggctccagcccagccaggagcactgggagcagccacggggctggagctggagccagAGGGCGAGTCCATGGAGCAGGAAGAGGGGACCGAGGCCACGCAGCTCCGCTTCAGGAGGAAGCAGGGGAGGAAGACGCTGGAGATGGTTCCAGCAGAAGGTGAGCACCAGTTCCCAGCCCTC gaggaagaggaggaggaagtgtCAGAAGAGAGCCACACTCACAGGAAGCTGAAGGCGTTTGGCTTGCGGGTCAAGGGCTTCTTCCTCACCAA ggcacagaACATGTACCAGCCAGTGTGCAAGTTCTTCCGGGACATCCTGGACACACAGAGCCGTGCAGCCACTGACGTCTACGCCTACATGTTCCTGGCTGATGTGGTCgacttcatcatcatcatcttcgGCTTCTGGGCCTTTGGG AAATACACGGCGGCCACCGACATCACCTCCTCGCTGTCGGAAAACCAAGTGCCGGAGGCTTTCCTTTTCATGATGCTCTTCCAGTTCAGCACCATGGTCATCGACCGCGCGCTCTACCTCCGCAAGACGGTGCTGGGCAAGCTCGTCTTCCAGGTCACCCTGGTCTTCGGCATCCACGTCTGGATGTTCTTCATCCTGCCCTACGTCACCCAAAG GTTGTTCCGCCACAACACGGTGGCCCAGCTGTGGTACTTTGTGAAGTGCATCTACTTTGGACTGTCGGCCTACCAGATCCGCTGTGGCTACCCCACCCGCATCCTGGGCAACTTCCTCACCAAGAAATACAACCACCTCAACCTCTTCCTCTTCCAGGG gTTCCGCCTCGTGCCCTTCCTGGTGGAGCTGCGGGCTGTCATGGACTGGGTGTGGACGGACACCACGCTGTCCCTCTCCAACTGGATGTGTGTGGAGGACATCTACGCCAACATCTTCATCATCAAGTGCAGCCGGGAGACTGAGAAG AAATACCCCCAGCCCAAGGggcagaagaagaagaaggtggTGAAGTACGGCATGGGCGGCCTCATCATCCTCTTCCTCGTGGGCATCATCTGGTTCCCGCTGCTCTTCATGTCCCTGGTGCGCTCCGTGGTGGGCGTCATCAACCACCCCATCGATGTCACCGTCAACCTCAAGATAGGGGGGTACGAG cctcTGTTCAGCACGAGCTCCCAGCAGCAATACATCCAGCCCTTCACCTCCGAGGAATACGATGACCTCACCAAAGAGTTCGAGAGCGAGCCG TTGGCCATGCAGTTCGTCAGCCTCTACAGCATGGAGGACATCGTGACCGCCCGCATCGAGGGCAGCTCGGGCTCGCTGTGGAGCATCAGCCCCCCCAGCCGCGAGCAGATGCGGCTGGAGCTGCAGAACGGCTCCTCTGACATCACCCTGCACCTCACCTGGATCTTCCAGAG GGACCTGAGCAAGGGGGGCACGGTGGAGAACGCCTACGGCAAACACAACACGGACCTGGGGCCCGGCGCGCCCCAGcgcctggagctggcccagctgCTGGATGGCACCAGGGATAAGCCCGT GGAATTGCCAAACCTCTTCCCCAAATACATCCGGGCGCCCACCGGCCTTGAAGCCGAACCTatcaagcagctgctgccag ATGACGTGGAGAGCTACCTGGACGTGGAGGTGCAGCTGAAACGGGAGCGCAggggctctggccctggggagCACTTTGTGGAGTGGTGGGTGCTGAGGCAGAAGGACGCCCCAGCCCACGAGGGCAACATCCTCCCCATGATCATCTTCAACGACAAAGTCAGCCCCCCCAGCCTGGGCTTCCTGGCTGGCTACGG GATCATGGGGCTCTACGTGTCCATCGTGCTGGTGATCGGCAAGTTCGTGCGGGGCTTCTTCAGCGAGATCTCCCACTCCATCATGTTCGAGGAGCTGCCCTACGTGGATCGCATcctgaagctgtgccaggacaTCTTCCTGGTGCGGGAGACGGGcgagctggagctggaggaggagctCTACGCCAAGCTCATCTTCCTCTACCGCTCGCCCGAGACCATGATCAAGTGGACACGGGAGAAGAATTAA
- the CDT1 gene encoding DNA replication factor Cdt1 → MAQLRLTDFFSQTKAATGAPAKRSGGRLLKAALAGPPVHREEEDGVPAGLSAGSLPLPGSPRTPARGGCPALRGMAGRKRSRREMEAESPVGARLGEPSGKSARKRLELPRDAEPGSPGAATSSSPLATPRPPTPLSQDLAVSPPASTTGSPGRGQDAGTEPSTAAPGPARRLQREDVAELQGRLQRMKVLGQVPSVPSGTSSDLRSRLERVRQLELRARQRRAASGAGDTGVAAPEGQTGQKPPAYQRFHTLAQDLPPGLTLPYKFRVLAEMFRSVDTITGMLFNRAETVTFAKVKQGVQDMMRRQFEEQHLGQIKAVYPSSFRLRQEKNVPTFSSGGKKSEYQLTLEPVLGEEEKVDGRPHLSASRLLERRREFHRNLVNIVREHHKAFLAALSPPMVVPEEKLTRWHPRFNVDEVPDISPAELPRPPHEDRLSTAQEVLNTARGMLSPKMEKALANLALRTAEASAGEPALSKAPGPASTSSALKGVSQGLLERVRAKEAARLAALLTRDARQEERAARLARLPAMARVLRSVFVAEKKPALSMELLCARLADSCPELVAPGEMEKHVRLFAELLPDWVGIHALRTDTYVKLDKEKDLGLVTERLNKVAKEAGAL, encoded by the exons ATGGCCCAGCTCCGCCTCACCGACTTCTTCAGCCAGACAAAAGCGGCCACCGGAGCCCCGGCCAAGCGCAGCGGCGGCCGCCTGCTCAAGGCGGCCCTCGCCGGTCCCCCGGTGCaccgggaggaggaggatggtgtCCCGGCGGGGCTCAGCGCTGGCTCGCTGCCGCTGCCCGGCTCGCCGCGCACCCCGGCCCGCGGGGGCTGCCCGGCCCTGCGGGGCATGGCGGGCAGGAAGCGGAGCCGCCGCGAGATGGAAGCGGAGTCGCCGGTCGGGGCCCGGCTCGGGGAACCGAGCGGGAAATCGGCGCGGaagaggctggagctgccccgGGATGCGGAGCCGGGGTCGCCGGGAGCG GCCACCAGCTCCTCGCCTCTGGCCACTCCTCGACCCCCAACACCCCTCTCACAGGACCTGGCCGTGTCCCCCCCGGCCAGCACCACCGGCTCCCCGGGCCGTGGGCAGGACGCGGggacagagcccagcacagcagccccgggcccggcccggcgcctgCAGCGG gaggACGTGGCCGAGCTGCAGGGCCGCCTGCAGAGGATGAAGGTGCTGGGCCAGGTGCCCTCTGTCCCCAGCGGGACCAGCAGCGACCTGCGGAGCCGCCTGGAGCGCGTGCGGCAGCTGGAGCTGCGCGCCCGGCAGAGGAGAGCGGCCAGCGGggccggggacaccggggtggcaGCTCCTGAGGGACAGACCgg CCAGAAGCCGCCGGCGTACCAGCGCTTCCACACCCTGGCCCAGGACCTGCCCCCGGGGCTGACGCTGCCATACAAGTTCAGGGTGCTGGCAGAGATGTTCCGCAGCGTGGACACCATCACCGGGATGCTCTTCAACCGCGCCGAGACCGTCACCTTCGCCAAGGTCAAGCAGGGCGTGCAGGACATGATGCGCAG gcaGTTTGaagagcagcacttggggcagaTCAAGGCTGTGTATCCCAGCTCGTTCCGGCTGCGCCAGGAGAAGAACGTCCCCACCTTCAGCAGCGGTGGAAAGAAGTCTGAGTATCAGCTCACTCTGGAGCCAGTCCTGGGGGAAG aggagaaggtgGACGGGCGCCCGCACCTGTCGGCGTCGCGGCTGCTGGAGCGCCGGAGGGAATTCCACCGCAACCTGGTGAACATCGTCAGGGAGCACCACAAG GCATTCCTGGCTGCCCTCAGCCCTCCCATGGTGGTGCCAGAGGAGAAGCTGACCCGGTGGCATCCCCGCTTCAACGTGGACGAGGTGCCGGACATCAGCCCCGCGGAGCTGCCGCGGCCGCCGCACGAGGACAGGCTGAGCACGGCCCAGGAGGTGCTGAACACGGCCCGGGGGATGCTGAGCCCCAAG ATGGAAAAAGCTCTTGCCAACCTGGCCCTCAGAACGGCCGAAGCCAGCGCGGGGGAGCCGGCGCTTTCCAAAGCCCCGGGCCCTGCCAGCACCTCCAGCGCGCTCAAAGGGGtgtcccaggggctgctggagcgG GTGCGGGCGAAGGAGGCGGCGCGGCTGGCGGCGCTGCTGACGCGGGACGCGCGGCAGGAggagcgggcggcgcggctggCGCGGCTGCCGGCCATGGCGCGCGTCCTGCGCAGCGTCTTCGTGGCCGAGAAGAAGCCGGCGCTCAgcatggagctgctctgtgcccgcCTGGCCGACAGCTGCCCCGAGCTGGTGGCGCCCG GCGAGATGGAGAAACACGTGCGGCTCTTCGCGGAGCTGCTGCCCGACTGGGTGGGCATCCACGCCCTCAGGACGGACACCTACGTCAAGCTGGACAAAGAGAAGGACCTGGGCCTCGTCACTGAGAGGCTCAACAAGGTGGCCAAGGAGGCCGGAGCCCTCTGA